In Corylus avellana chromosome ca8, CavTom2PMs-1.0, the genomic stretch GACTCAAAATCTATCTCATTCATGTGTATATAACCATGAAGCTCCGTTTAAAGTGGGGGCAGCTAAGCATACTTTCCTCCTCTTACGGAAGGAGGTTAAAGCTTCTTCCTTAGTcttttgtttgaagaaaaaaagaggaaaaaaaaaaaaaaaaagttattttggtTTGCCAATCTCTATGTGCCAGAAGTGATTACGTAAATGGTTTTCATGGTTTCCTCCACTTTGTACGCCAACAACCTGAGTTGTCTTCCAACTTGTTTAGGTTGTGTTGTTCAATGTCAAGTGTTTTCAGTGAAGCAGCTCCGAAGGAAGTCCATCGAATGGCGCCGACCCACAAGTTCTTCCAGAATGTTTGCTTCTTTGGCAGATGATATCAGAAGCCATGAGAGCATAAGCATCAGAAAAGATGGTGACATGGCCAATAAATGCCGGCATGCTATCACAAGCAAGCATGAATATTCATCAAAACCAGAGGATGACAATTCGACGAGCTTTGTTAATCTGCTTTCTAAGCAATTGGAAGCTTTCTACTTGTTTTCTCGTCCTCACACTGTGATTGGCACGGTGAGTGATTCCATACATGCACCGTTTGAtaaaaagattggatttttgcTGAGAGAAGACAAGAAATTGAACAGGGTTATTAAATTTTGCCCACTTCTGTTTGTCAGATTGCAGGGATATTATCggtttctcttcttcctttagAAACAATTGCGGATCTTTCTCCCACATTCTTTATGGGTTTATTGAAGGTACAGGGTTTGGTTATGTAGAGAAGAACTTGCCTGTGTTGATCATGTccaaattaacattttttttcttgttttcctgtTGTCTCAGGCATTGGTACCCTCAATGTTCATGAACATTTACGTTGTGGGTTTGAATCAATTGTTCGATGTTGAAATAGACAAGGTACTTAATATCAGTAGATGCAGCACATACACTAGAGTaaactgaaataaaaaaaaagacatttatCCTACTGACAAATTCTAAGGTTGTGTTGTTGTCATGTTGAGACTACATTGCATGACTGCCCCCATTGAAATATACATCTCCATATATTTGGCACCCATCTTGTGCTTGCTATCAGTCTTTTCTTTACAATTTTGCAGGTTAACAAACCTAATCTCCCTATCGCTTCCGGTGACTTCTCGATGGGAACCGGAATTACGATCGTTGCAACATGTTTAGCGATGGTTAGTTGacattgttaaatcaccagttattcCAAtaacttaagcttatagaaaatTTAATTGAACAGGCAGGCATGTGAGTAGCAATCAGAGTACATGTGGCTTCCAAAAAATTTTC encodes the following:
- the LOC132190365 gene encoding homogentisate phytyltransferase 1, chloroplastic-like, with protein sequence MVFMVSSTLYANNLSCLPTCLGCVVQCQVFSVKQLRRKSIEWRRPTSSSRMFASLADDIRSHESISIRKDGDMANKCRHAITSKHEYSSKPEDDNSTSFVNLLSKQLEAFYLFSRPHTVIGTIAGILSVSLLPLETIADLSPTFFMGLLKALVPSMFMNIYVVGLNQLFDVEIDKVNKPNLPIASGDFSMGTGITIVATCLAMSFAMGIIFKSPPLFAALLVSFLLGSAYSIELPLLRWKRHAFLAATCILIVRAVVVQLAFFLHIQTYVLGRPVMITKSLVFAATFMCFFSAVIALFKDIPDVDGDREFGIQSFSVKLGQEKVFWLCVNMLSMAYGAAVVTGASSSFLPSKLVTTLGHLALASFLWVRAQTVDLTSKESVTSFYMFIWKLFYAEYFLIPFVR